The following proteins are encoded in a genomic region of Synechococcus sp. ROS8604:
- a CDS encoding MFS transporter: MFTCFVDVMGQGLAFPIFAALLMQPNGGFLQAGVSQSQGALLYGIAIGTFFLTWFFGSLYISKLSDSIGRKPGILICLVGAIVGYAIAAVALISHNYILLVVSRGITGFTAGAQPIAAAAMIDLAKSDRESSRNLGLATVGMSFGLVVGPIIGGLFSDKDLLGALASSHLPFLIGGLLCIVGLLLVFFGFEDVKTEVSPMEANPLVVFRLLTDALNRESVRRVSSAFFPYMLCVLGLYVFVSANLSTRFGYGATGSSVGMFLMGVGLIASSSFLVEPLNARFSKRTIMASCTLLFCGCVAAFLLVPSGPFALAIMLPSGLLHGVGYPTMLTGFSESVSKEEQGWVMGFAISLFTLAAAIVSFFGGQLIASIGAQAPFQFSIVCGGVALLALALSWKYSPYLNKVMT; this comes from the coding sequence ATGTTTACTTGTTTTGTTGATGTGATGGGTCAAGGTCTTGCCTTTCCTATCTTTGCTGCTTTGTTGATGCAGCCGAATGGTGGCTTTCTTCAGGCTGGCGTTTCTCAATCACAGGGTGCTCTTCTTTATGGAATTGCAATTGGAACATTCTTCTTGACCTGGTTTTTCGGATCGCTTTATATTTCAAAGCTTTCAGACAGTATTGGACGCAAGCCGGGAATACTGATTTGTTTGGTTGGCGCGATTGTTGGCTATGCAATCGCAGCGGTGGCACTAATTTCTCATAATTACATCCTATTGGTGGTCTCTAGGGGGATTACCGGTTTTACGGCTGGGGCTCAGCCCATTGCTGCTGCTGCGATGATTGACCTTGCTAAAAGTGATCGTGAAAGCTCACGAAATTTAGGATTGGCCACCGTTGGGATGAGTTTTGGCCTTGTGGTGGGTCCCATTATTGGTGGATTGTTTTCCGATAAGGATCTTCTTGGTGCTCTCGCCTCCTCACACTTGCCATTTCTGATTGGTGGTTTGTTGTGCATTGTGGGATTGCTACTTGTCTTCTTTGGATTTGAGGATGTGAAGACGGAGGTGAGTCCCATGGAAGCGAATCCATTGGTGGTGTTCAGGTTGCTGACTGATGCTCTTAATCGAGAGTCGGTTCGGCGTGTCTCCTCGGCATTCTTTCCATACATGCTTTGTGTTTTAGGTCTCTATGTGTTTGTTTCAGCCAATCTTTCAACCCGATTTGGCTATGGAGCGACAGGCTCAAGTGTTGGAATGTTTTTGATGGGTGTTGGACTGATTGCATCGAGCAGCTTTCTTGTTGAGCCCCTCAATGCTCGATTTTCGAAACGCACCATCATGGCCAGCTGCACGCTGCTGTTTTGTGGATGTGTGGCTGCGTTCCTACTCGTTCCTTCAGGGCCCTTCGCCTTGGCAATCATGTTGCCTTCCGGTCTCTTGCATGGGGTTGGTTACCCAACCATGCTTACAGGATTTTCCGAATCCGTGTCCAAAGAAGAGCAGGGATGGGTGATGGGTTTTGCTATCTCACTGTTTACATTGGCAGCCGCAATTGTTTCCTTCTTTGGTGGTCAATTAATCGCTTCGATTGGAGCGCAAGCACCGTTTCAATTTTCGATTGTTTGCGGTGGCGTTGCACTCTTGGCATTAGCCCTGAGCTGGAAATACTCCCCTTATTTGAATAAAGTCATGACATGA
- the polA gene encoding DNA polymerase I, whose protein sequence is MSPTSDQPLLLLVDGHSLAFRSFYAFSKGGEGGLSTKDGTPTSVTYGFLKALLDNCKGLKPNSVTIAFDTAEPTFRHKADPNYKAHRDVAPDHFFQDLDQLQDILKTQLQLPLCLAPGFEADDVLGTLANRAAADGWSVRILSGDRDLFQLVDDSRNIAVLYMGGGPYAKSSGPTLIDEAGVQAKLGVAPTKVVDLKALTGDSSDNIPGVKGVGPKTAISLLKDNNDLDGVYRTLAEVEEEGPKASRGAIKGALKGKLANDKDNAYLSRHLAEILVDIPLPEEPELDLGSVDGDGLSQRLQELELNSLIRQVPNFVATFSSGGLAANAHLLDTAEEPRTIKAGSKTKAAAESSVAEEKSEATSAAAASQTQPVLQPGIIQTLDQLKALLTQLMNCRDPQAPVALDTETTDLNPFRAQLVGIGVCWGATAGDLAYIPVSHQGDPTPEQLPLETVLQAFAPWLASGEHPKALQNAKYDRLILLRHGLPLAGVVMDTLLADYLRDAAAKHGLDVMAQRDYGISPTLFSDLVGKAKDGKASNFSEVPLEQAAQYCGMDVHLTRKLAIDLNQQLEALGPQLPDLLSKVELPLEPVLAVMEATGIRIDVPYLEALSSEIGANLERLETSAKEAAELDFNLASPKQLGDLLFNTLGLDRKKSRRTKTGYSTDATVLEKLEHDHPVVPLVLEHRVLSKLKSTYVDALPQLVEAETGRVHTDFNQAVTATGRLSSSNPNLQNIPVRTEYSRQIRKAFLPQDGWTLLSADYSQIELRILTHLSGEEVLLQAYRDGDDVHALTARLLLDKDEVSADERRLGKTINFGVIYGMGAQRFARETGVSQSEAKEFLSKYKQRYPKVFAFLELQERLALSQGYVETILGRRRPFHFDRNGLGRLSGMDPLEINLDVARRGGMEAQQLRAAANAPIQGSSADIIKLAMVQLQAELENKNLPARLLLQVHDELVLEAEPEALAVVEQLVVHTMKNAIQLSVPLEVETGSGANWMECK, encoded by the coding sequence ATGAGCCCCACCTCCGATCAACCCCTGCTCCTGTTGGTGGACGGACACTCACTGGCGTTCCGGAGTTTTTACGCCTTTAGCAAGGGCGGGGAGGGCGGACTCAGCACCAAAGACGGAACACCAACGAGCGTGACCTATGGGTTTCTCAAGGCCTTACTCGACAACTGCAAAGGGCTGAAGCCCAACAGTGTGACGATCGCCTTCGATACGGCCGAACCCACCTTCCGCCATAAGGCCGACCCCAACTACAAGGCCCATCGCGACGTCGCACCCGACCACTTCTTTCAAGACCTGGATCAGCTCCAAGACATTCTGAAGACACAGCTCCAACTTCCCCTCTGCCTGGCGCCGGGCTTTGAAGCCGACGATGTGCTCGGCACCTTGGCCAACCGCGCAGCGGCTGATGGATGGAGCGTGCGCATTTTGAGCGGCGATCGCGACCTCTTTCAACTGGTGGACGACAGTCGCAACATCGCTGTCCTTTATATGGGTGGCGGTCCCTATGCCAAGAGCAGTGGCCCCACCTTGATCGATGAAGCCGGCGTCCAAGCCAAGCTCGGCGTGGCTCCCACCAAGGTGGTGGATCTAAAGGCTCTCACCGGAGACAGCTCCGACAACATCCCTGGAGTGAAGGGCGTGGGTCCGAAAACAGCGATCAGCCTGCTGAAAGACAACAACGATCTTGATGGGGTGTATCGGACCCTGGCCGAGGTGGAAGAGGAGGGCCCCAAAGCGAGCCGAGGCGCGATCAAAGGGGCGCTGAAAGGCAAACTTGCCAACGACAAAGACAATGCCTACCTGTCGAGGCACCTGGCTGAAATTCTGGTGGACATTCCGCTACCAGAGGAACCCGAGCTGGACCTGGGCAGCGTTGATGGTGATGGCCTGAGTCAGCGTTTGCAAGAGCTCGAGCTCAACAGCCTGATCCGTCAGGTTCCCAATTTTGTGGCCACCTTTTCCAGTGGTGGATTGGCGGCCAATGCCCACCTCCTCGACACAGCAGAGGAGCCACGCACCATCAAGGCTGGATCCAAAACAAAAGCCGCAGCTGAATCATCTGTAGCCGAAGAGAAATCCGAGGCGACATCCGCCGCTGCTGCCAGCCAAACCCAACCGGTCTTACAACCCGGAATCATTCAAACCCTTGATCAACTCAAGGCTCTGCTCACGCAGTTAATGAACTGCCGTGATCCGCAAGCCCCCGTTGCTCTCGACACGGAAACCACCGATCTCAATCCATTCCGCGCTCAGCTCGTCGGCATTGGCGTTTGTTGGGGCGCTACCGCGGGTGATCTGGCGTACATCCCGGTGAGTCATCAAGGCGATCCGACTCCAGAGCAATTGCCTCTGGAAACGGTGCTCCAAGCCTTTGCCCCTTGGCTCGCCAGTGGCGAGCACCCCAAAGCCCTCCAAAACGCCAAATACGACCGCCTCATCTTGTTGCGCCATGGCCTACCGCTTGCCGGTGTGGTGATGGACACCCTGCTGGCTGATTACCTCAGGGATGCGGCAGCAAAACATGGCCTGGATGTGATGGCCCAGAGGGATTACGGCATCAGTCCCACCCTGTTTAGTGATCTGGTGGGAAAAGCCAAGGACGGCAAAGCCAGCAATTTCTCTGAGGTGCCCCTGGAACAAGCAGCTCAGTACTGCGGCATGGATGTGCATCTCACCCGCAAACTCGCCATCGATCTCAACCAGCAACTAGAGGCATTAGGCCCGCAACTTCCCGACTTGCTCAGCAAGGTGGAGTTGCCCTTAGAACCCGTGCTGGCCGTGATGGAAGCCACCGGGATTCGCATCGATGTGCCCTATCTAGAAGCGCTTTCCTCCGAAATCGGAGCGAACCTGGAACGGCTGGAAACAAGTGCAAAAGAGGCTGCAGAGCTTGATTTCAACCTCGCTTCCCCAAAACAATTGGGTGACTTGCTGTTCAACACCCTCGGGCTGGACCGCAAAAAGTCACGGCGAACCAAAACGGGTTACAGCACCGATGCCACCGTGCTCGAAAAGCTGGAACACGATCACCCCGTGGTGCCCCTCGTTCTTGAACATCGGGTGCTGAGCAAATTAAAGAGCACGTATGTGGATGCGTTGCCCCAACTGGTGGAAGCTGAAACCGGACGGGTTCACACCGATTTCAACCAGGCGGTCACCGCCACAGGCCGGCTCAGCAGCAGCAATCCCAACCTGCAAAACATTCCTGTACGCACGGAATATTCCAGGCAAATTCGCAAGGCCTTTTTGCCCCAAGACGGCTGGACACTCCTCAGTGCCGACTATTCGCAAATCGAGCTGCGCATTCTCACGCACCTATCTGGCGAAGAAGTGCTGCTTCAGGCTTATCGCGACGGTGACGACGTTCATGCTTTAACGGCGCGATTGCTCCTCGACAAAGACGAGGTGTCGGCCGATGAACGACGGCTAGGCAAAACAATCAATTTCGGCGTGATTTATGGCATGGGCGCCCAGCGCTTTGCACGCGAAACCGGCGTCAGCCAAAGCGAAGCCAAAGAGTTTTTGAGCAAATACAAGCAGCGCTATCCCAAGGTGTTCGCTTTTCTAGAACTTCAGGAACGACTAGCCCTGAGTCAGGGTTATGTGGAAACAATTTTGGGACGCAGGCGCCCTTTCCACTTCGACCGCAATGGGCTCGGCCGCCTCAGTGGCATGGATCCTCTTGAGATCAATTTGGACGTGGCGCGACGCGGCGGAATGGAAGCGCAGCAACTTCGAGCCGCGGCCAATGCTCCGATTCAGGGCTCGAGTGCCGACATCATCAAGCTGGCGATGGTGCAACTTCAAGCAGAACTTGAAAATAAAAATCTGCCAGCCAGGCTTCTTTTACAAGTGCATGACGAACTTGTTCTGGAAGCGGAACCGGAGGCACTTGCCGTTGTTGAGCAACTCGTGGTGCACACCATGAAAAACGCGATCCAGCTGTCTGTTCCCTTAGAGGTTGAAACCGGAAGCGGAGCCAACTGGATGGAGTGCAAGTGA
- a CDS encoding efflux RND transporter periplasmic adaptor subunit translates to MVSQQRQSPVLAKDHDLTSLTRLSSNRRRRKRLLIAGVAAALLGGGSLIWTLNSNRSGGRDLSDYTVEATRGSLPGVITASGELEAIRRVNVSPKRQGLLDDLLVDEGDRVEQGQVVARMDRGDFQDRMDELQALARQAKADYEAKASDFKRRQSLFANGVISKEDRDDYRARYLSSKANFEAAQERIQQRDIEGNELLIRAPFSGVITERYAEPGSFVTPTTTASSNAGATSSSIVELSQGLEVTAKVPESDIGRIKIGQVANVRVDAFPDQSFAAEVRDIAPRAEKTNNVISFEVELTLLDPPPILRIGMTADVNFQTGRTAASTLVPTVAIVTEDGKPGVLLVGKNDQPTFQSIELGSSGGSQSAILSGVKPGTRVFIDLPPWAKQRD, encoded by the coding sequence ATGGTCAGCCAACAACGGCAATCCCCAGTACTCGCCAAGGACCATGACTTGACCTCTCTTACCCGCCTCAGCAGCAATCGACGACGACGCAAACGCTTGCTGATCGCTGGCGTGGCCGCAGCACTTCTGGGCGGCGGAAGTTTGATTTGGACGCTGAACAGCAATCGCAGCGGAGGCCGTGACCTTTCCGACTACACCGTTGAAGCCACCCGTGGATCGCTTCCCGGTGTGATCACTGCGAGCGGCGAGTTAGAGGCGATTCGCCGGGTCAACGTGAGCCCAAAACGGCAAGGCTTGCTCGACGACTTGCTCGTTGATGAAGGGGACCGTGTTGAGCAGGGCCAGGTGGTCGCCCGCATGGACCGAGGTGACTTTCAAGACCGAATGGACGAACTCCAGGCTCTTGCCCGTCAAGCGAAAGCTGACTACGAAGCCAAAGCCTCCGACTTCAAACGACGCCAGTCGTTATTCGCCAATGGCGTCATTAGCAAAGAGGATAGGGATGATTATCGAGCTCGCTATCTCAGTAGCAAGGCCAATTTTGAAGCGGCCCAAGAACGGATTCAACAGCGAGATATCGAGGGAAATGAGCTCTTGATCAGGGCCCCTTTCAGCGGAGTGATCACGGAGCGCTATGCCGAACCTGGCTCTTTCGTGACACCCACCACCACGGCATCCTCGAATGCTGGTGCCACGAGTTCGTCGATCGTTGAACTCTCCCAAGGCCTTGAAGTCACAGCAAAAGTGCCGGAAAGTGATATTGGCCGAATCAAAATCGGCCAGGTTGCCAACGTGCGGGTTGATGCCTTCCCCGATCAAAGCTTTGCCGCTGAAGTACGCGACATCGCCCCGCGTGCGGAGAAAACCAACAATGTGATCTCTTTTGAGGTGGAACTCACCCTTCTCGATCCGCCTCCCATCCTGCGCATCGGCATGACCGCCGACGTGAATTTTCAAACCGGCCGCACCGCAGCGAGCACCCTGGTACCAACCGTGGCGATCGTGACCGAAGACGGCAAACCGGGCGTTTTGCTGGTGGGCAAAAATGATCAACCCACCTTCCAGTCGATCGAACTTGGTTCCAGTGGTGGCAGCCAGAGTGCGATTCTCTCCGGAGTGAAACCGGGAACCCGGGTGTTCATCGACTTGCCGCCCTGGGCGAAACAGCGCGACTAA
- the ychF gene encoding redox-regulated ATPase YchF codes for MLKAGIVGLPNVGKSTLFNALVANAQAQAANFPFCTIEPNVGTVAVPDDRLQKLSDLSQSKEIIPTRMEFVDIAGLVKGASQGEGLGNKFLSNIREVDAIVHVVRCFDDDDVIHVSGSVGPARDAEVINLELGLADLSQIEKRRERLKKQMRTSKEAQVEDEALARIQEVLEAGGAARSVELTDDEALMIKPLGLLTAKPIIYATNVSEDDLAAGNAYCNEVVALAETEGAETVRISAQVEAELVELGEEECTDYLEGLGVSEGGLRSLIRATYRLLGLRTYFTTGEKETRAWTFRAGMTAPQTAGVIHTDFERGFIRAQTIGWEKLLEAGSLSEARNKGWLRSEGKDYLVAEGDVMEFLFNV; via the coding sequence ATGCTTAAAGCTGGAATCGTCGGATTGCCCAATGTCGGCAAATCCACCTTGTTCAATGCCCTCGTGGCCAACGCGCAGGCGCAAGCTGCGAACTTTCCGTTTTGCACGATTGAGCCGAATGTGGGCACGGTGGCGGTCCCTGATGATCGCCTCCAGAAGCTCTCTGACCTCAGTCAGAGCAAAGAGATCATCCCTACACGAATGGAGTTCGTGGACATCGCCGGTTTGGTGAAGGGTGCCAGTCAGGGCGAAGGCTTGGGAAATAAGTTTCTGTCGAATATTCGTGAGGTCGACGCGATTGTTCATGTGGTGCGTTGCTTTGACGACGACGACGTCATTCACGTGTCTGGATCGGTGGGACCTGCTCGCGATGCCGAGGTGATCAATCTTGAGCTTGGCTTGGCCGATCTCTCTCAGATCGAGAAGCGGCGTGAGCGGTTGAAGAAGCAAATGCGCACGAGCAAAGAAGCGCAGGTGGAAGATGAGGCGCTTGCGCGCATCCAAGAGGTGCTCGAGGCCGGAGGTGCCGCACGCAGCGTTGAGCTAACGGATGATGAAGCTTTGATGATTAAACCCCTGGGACTGCTCACCGCTAAGCCGATCATTTACGCCACCAATGTGAGCGAAGACGATTTGGCTGCTGGAAACGCCTATTGCAATGAGGTTGTGGCCCTTGCGGAAACCGAAGGTGCTGAAACCGTTCGTATTTCAGCGCAGGTGGAAGCGGAGTTGGTTGAGTTGGGCGAGGAAGAGTGTACTGATTACTTGGAAGGTCTTGGTGTGAGTGAAGGCGGCTTGCGCAGTCTGATTCGTGCCACCTATCGGTTATTAGGCTTACGCACTTACTTCACCACTGGTGAAAAAGAAACACGGGCTTGGACATTCCGTGCCGGCATGACGGCACCGCAAACCGCAGGGGTGATCCACACTGATTTTGAGCGTGGATTTATCCGTGCACAGACCATCGGTTGGGAGAAGTTACTGGAGGCTGGCTCCCTTTCAGAGGCTCGAAATAAGGGCTGGTTGCGCAGTGAAGGGAAGGATTACCTTGTTGCCGAGGGAGATGTGATGGAGTTTTTGTTTAATGTTTAA
- a CDS encoding Nif11-like leader peptide family RiPP precursor: protein MSEEKIKAFHERVKADASLQKKLKAAPDVETVAAIAAESGFELNADNSLRMLMWEFQEAELEGGD from the coding sequence ATGTCAGAAGAGAAAATCAAAGCTTTCCATGAAAGGGTCAAGGCAGATGCCAGCCTGCAGAAGAAGCTTAAAGCTGCACCTGACGTGGAAACCGTCGCTGCTATTGCAGCGGAGAGCGGGTTTGAGCTGAATGCCGATAATTCTCTGCGTATGTTGATGTGGGAGTTTCAGGAAGCTGAGCTTGAAGGTGGTGATTGA
- a CDS encoding outer membrane protein: MASAISIATLPVIAQEDRNDYPKLYITGAAGANNPTTRTNTGKAGTFEEYTNPGASAELGLGIDFDGLRVEATYAIDASQLSGYTNVRGIDFDYISGGEVRKQSVFMSGYWDLLRKKFWTPYLGAGVGYSNLDVRNFSDPSLSYNGFNRSLWGYQFKAGMSIDVSSDSKIFAEGIYRATSRFNTNDGFNNWNNASWSSWGGQLGVRIAL, encoded by the coding sequence TTGGCTTCTGCCATCTCTATTGCTACCTTGCCTGTCATTGCTCAAGAGGACAGGAACGATTACCCCAAGCTATATATAACTGGAGCAGCTGGAGCCAATAATCCGACGACCCGAACAAATACAGGAAAGGCAGGAACTTTTGAAGAATATACAAATCCTGGCGCCTCTGCAGAGCTAGGGCTTGGGATTGATTTTGATGGTTTAAGAGTTGAGGCAACTTACGCTATTGATGCAAGCCAATTAAGTGGCTACACCAATGTTAGAGGAATTGACTTTGACTATATTTCAGGCGGAGAAGTTCGGAAGCAATCAGTGTTCATGAGCGGATACTGGGATCTTCTGCGCAAGAAGTTTTGGACGCCATATCTTGGCGCTGGAGTAGGGTATTCAAACTTAGACGTAAGAAATTTTTCAGACCCAAGCCTCTCTTACAACGGATTCAATCGCTCTCTCTGGGGCTATCAATTTAAAGCTGGCATGTCTATTGATGTTTCATCAGATTCTAAAATATTCGCTGAAGGTATTTATAGAGCAACCTCACGTTTTAACACGAACGATGGGTTCAACAATTGGAACAATGCTTCTTGGAGTAGCTGGGGAGGTCAATTAGGAGTGCGTATAGCACTCTAA
- a CDS encoding Coq4 family protein gives MPRTRELLRSIKNLRILREIASTEGGLHGVGDLIDNFLDSEAMQVSIARFKALPGGAEMMEQRFPAFQPNIEMLELLPEGTLGRAYAGMIRRLNYDADFFRPRDTSTEALWLTQRIATTHDIHHVIAGLNTQEQGESAVLAITATQIGFPAYVLLNLLAGFKAFRFQPTEQEAISRAIAHGQRIGLQAKPLVLQRWEEGWEKPLSEWREELAIPMATGETFSANYA, from the coding sequence ATGCCACGAACCAGAGAACTGCTGCGCTCCATTAAAAATTTGCGCATCCTGCGCGAGATTGCATCCACCGAGGGAGGGCTCCATGGGGTGGGAGACCTCATCGACAACTTCCTCGACAGTGAAGCGATGCAGGTTTCGATCGCGCGCTTTAAGGCCTTACCTGGCGGTGCCGAGATGATGGAGCAGCGCTTCCCAGCCTTTCAACCAAACATTGAGATGCTGGAGTTGCTCCCGGAAGGAACATTGGGGCGGGCCTATGCAGGAATGATTCGCCGTTTGAATTACGACGCCGACTTTTTCCGTCCCAGAGACACAAGCACAGAAGCCCTCTGGCTCACCCAACGCATCGCCACCACCCACGACATTCATCACGTGATCGCTGGGCTCAACACCCAAGAGCAGGGGGAATCAGCCGTGTTGGCGATCACCGCCACCCAGATTGGCTTCCCGGCTTATGTGCTGCTCAATCTTCTGGCGGGCTTTAAGGCCTTCCGTTTTCAACCGACAGAACAAGAAGCGATCAGTCGCGCCATTGCGCACGGTCAGCGCATCGGCCTGCAGGCCAAGCCCCTTGTGTTGCAGCGCTGGGAGGAAGGCTGGGAGAAACCCTTGAGCGAATGGAGAGAGGAGCTCGCCATCCCGATGGCCACAGGCGAGACTTTCAGCGCGAACTACGCGTAA
- a CDS encoding MFS transporter encodes MAFIRLLASFGAGGVIYLTPIVFHQASFTAVQVSQGLAASALIGTVARLLSGVLLDRGLTCSWPVRAAALLALMADLVLFQAKGFNGYLIGQLLIGLAAGLYFPAIELSVPLSCSGFNSSRGYALARSADALGVATGALLGAVLSSMEMIRMVYAVEAAAVLSMLVVLLLTPLPDGRAALLHASAATTNNHKLKTESAPNGDINKEAKANLEADWRWLLPLIPVLVVSVIATGIVSLMQSALPLDMVRGGLARAPLSEASSGGLIAWQLLLLMVLQWPIGNWVAKRSLRFGLGMGLLGFITGCLLLAGSALWAGGSSLIALAMVPIAFGEAAFLPTAAEAMVEETPLQHRGLAMALFSQCFAISAIAAPLLAGALLDQQGHGLVLWLLMAGTCLLVVPLLKAVRPRYKPNLSGSPIEEALDATNQRTAALH; translated from the coding sequence GTGGCGTTCATTCGCCTGCTTGCCTCTTTTGGAGCGGGTGGTGTCATCTATCTGACACCGATTGTGTTTCACCAAGCCAGCTTCACGGCAGTACAAGTAAGTCAAGGGTTGGCGGCCTCTGCCCTGATCGGCACGGTGGCGAGGCTGCTGAGTGGTGTCTTGCTGGACCGCGGGCTGACCTGCTCATGGCCTGTCCGAGCGGCTGCCCTGCTCGCCTTGATGGCGGATTTAGTGCTGTTTCAGGCCAAAGGCTTCAACGGATATCTCATTGGACAGTTGCTGATCGGTTTGGCAGCCGGCCTTTATTTCCCTGCGATTGAATTGTCCGTTCCCTTGAGCTGCAGCGGTTTTAATTCCAGCCGCGGATACGCTCTGGCGCGCAGCGCCGACGCCTTAGGAGTCGCAACTGGCGCCTTACTTGGTGCGGTGTTGTCCTCCATGGAGATGATCCGGATGGTTTACGCGGTTGAGGCCGCGGCCGTGTTGAGCATGCTCGTGGTTTTGTTGCTCACGCCGCTACCCGATGGACGGGCAGCGCTATTGCATGCCAGCGCCGCGACAACCAACAACCACAAACTCAAGACTGAGTCGGCGCCGAACGGAGACATCAACAAAGAAGCTAAAGCCAACTTAGAGGCAGATTGGCGCTGGCTTCTGCCCCTCATCCCAGTGCTGGTTGTGAGCGTGATCGCTACTGGAATTGTGTCTTTAATGCAAAGCGCCCTTCCCCTCGACATGGTGCGTGGAGGGCTTGCCCGCGCACCACTCAGTGAAGCCTCCAGCGGCGGCTTAATTGCTTGGCAACTTCTTCTGTTAATGGTGCTTCAGTGGCCCATCGGCAACTGGGTGGCAAAGCGCAGTCTGCGTTTTGGCTTAGGAATGGGCTTACTTGGCTTCATCACAGGCTGCCTGTTACTGGCTGGATCAGCGCTTTGGGCCGGAGGCAGCAGCCTGATTGCGCTTGCGATGGTTCCGATCGCCTTTGGGGAAGCTGCTTTTCTACCAACGGCAGCAGAAGCCATGGTGGAAGAGACACCCCTGCAACATCGCGGTTTAGCCATGGCCCTGTTCTCGCAGTGCTTTGCGATCAGTGCCATCGCAGCACCTCTCCTCGCGGGTGCCCTCTTAGACCAGCAGGGTCATGGCTTGGTGCTTTGGTTGTTGATGGCCGGCACCTGCTTGTTAGTGGTCCCACTGTTGAAGGCCGTCCGACCCCGCTACAAGCCAAATTTGAGTGGAAGCCCCATTGAAGAAGCATTAGATGCCACGAACCAGAGAACTGCTGCGCTCCATTAA